One stretch of Malus domestica chromosome 14, GDT2T_hap1 DNA includes these proteins:
- the LOC103424773 gene encoding DExH-box ATP-dependent RNA helicase DExH3-like isoform X1 — MPYSALYQGYIFRTTTMSLKPSTTSTTTVLVSLRGTPHRRHHVALVRPSMLLGCSMRNSRYHHTHCLAPPLNWNACYYLPRHVGDVACQASSRAAELDWKQRKQLRSSAVPFYQQNLSYGRFAYQDASASEESDAELGSSQRQMGGSTLDNIDEWRWKLTMLLRNKDEQELVSRERKDRRDFDHLSALASRMGLYSRQYSRVVVFSKIPQPNYRPDLDDKRPQREVVLPFGLHREVDAHLKAYLSEKPMSQGNVSDSSLSRSNSSRSITNDGGHYEQQEPLIQNTDAMEKILQRKSLQLRNRQRHWQESPEGQKMLELRKSLPAYKKKDALLKAVSENQVLVVSGETGCGKTTQLPQYILESEIEADRGASCSIICTQPRRISAMAVSERVAAERGENLGESVGYKVRLEGMKGRDTRLLFCTTGILLRRLLVDRKLRGVTHVVVDEIHERGMNEDFLLIVLKELLPRRPELRLILMSATLNAELFSSYFGGAPMIHIPGFTYPVRAHFLENILEMTGYQLNQYNQIDDYGHEKSWKMQKQAQGFKKRKSQIASSVEDVLEAADFREYSPRTQESLSYWNPDSIGFNLIGNLLLHIVKKERPGAILVFMTGWDDINSLKDQLQAHPLLGDPSRVLLLACHGSMPSSEQKLIFDKPEDGVRKIVLATNMAETSITINDVVFVVDCGKAKETSYDALNNTPCLLPSWISKAASRQRRGRAGRVQPGECYHLYPRCVYNAFADYQLPELLRTPLQSLCLQIKSLQLGSISEFLSKALQPPEPLSVQNAVEYLKIIGALDDSEDLTVLGHHLSVLPVEPKLGKMLILGCIFNCLDPVMTVVAGLSMRDPFLMPHDKKDLAESAKAQFSARENSDHLALVRAYDGWRSAERTESGYEYCWRNFLSVQTLKAIDSLRKQFFFLLKDAGLVDHNTENCNTWSHDEHLVRAVICAGLFPGICSVVNKEKSIMLKTQEDGQVMLYSSSVNGNIPKIPYPWLVFNEKVKVNSVFLRDSTGISDSVLLLFGGNISRGGVDGHLKMLGGYLEFFMNPALAETYLCLKRELDELIHNKLLNPKLDMQSHTSLLSALRLLVSEDQCEGRFVFGRKVPVPSKKATQEKVPKLKGTMKKVAENNNYKNHLQTLLTRAGHDAPTYKTKPSKNNQFRSTVIFNGLNFVGKPCNSKKEAEKDAAAEAVLWLKGENHSSSTGIDHMSMLLKKSRKKSQKRTSFDSANGVKGCSS; from the exons ATGCCGTACTCCGCCCTCTACCAGGGATATATATTCAGGACCACCACCATGTCCCTCAAACCCTCCACCACTTCCACCACTACCGTTCTCGTCTCTCTCCGCGGGACCCCCCACCGCCGCCACCACGTAGCTTTGGTAAGGCCGTCGATGCTGCTGGGATGCTCCATGAGGAACAGCCGGTACCACCACACGCACTGCCTTGCTCCGCCGCTGAATTGGAATGCGTGCTATTATCTGCCGCGTCATGTGGGGGACGTCGCGTGCCAGGCTTCGTCTCGGGCGGCGGAGCTGGATTGGAAGCAGAGGAAGCAGCTGAGGAGTTCCGCGGTGCCGTTTTACCAGCAGAATTTGAGCTATGGGCGGTTTGCCTACCAGGACGCCTCCGCGAGTGAGGAGTCCGACGCCGAATTGGGGTCGTCTCAGCGCCAAATG GGTGGTTCGACCCTTGATAACATTGACGAATGGAGATGGAAGTTAACCATGCTTCTTCGCAACAAAGATGAGCAAGAATTGGTGTCCAGGGAAAGAAAGGATAGACGCGATTTTGATCATCTTTCAGCACTGGCAAGTAGGATGGGTTTATATAG CCGTCAGTATTCTAGAGTTGTAGTATTTAGCAAAATTCCTCAGCCAAATTACAGACCTGATCTGGACGATAAGCGGCCACAAAGAGAG GTTGTCTTACCTTTTGGACTTCATAGAGAAGTAGATGCTCATCTCAAAGCCTACCTATCTGAAAAGCCAATGAGCCAAGGAAATGTATCAGATTCTTCCTTGTCAAGATCAAACAGTAGTAGAAGCATTACTAATGATGGAGGACATTATGAGCAGCAGGAGCCCTTGATACAGAATACTGATGCCATGGAGAAAATTCTTCAGCGGAAAAGCTTGCAACTGCGTAATAGGCAACGACATTGGCAG GAATCTCCAGAAGGTCAAAAGATGCTTGAACTTCGTAAAAGTCTGCCTGCATACAAGAAGAAAGATGCACTGTTAAAAGCTGTGTCAGAAAATCAG GTCTTAGTTGTCTCAGGCGAAACTGGTTGTGGTAAAACTACGCAGCTTCCTCAGTACATTTTAGAATCTGAGATTGAAGCTGATCGCGGAGCTTCCTGCAGTATTATTTGTACCCAGCCTAGACGGATATCTGCCATGGCTGTTTCTGAAAGAGTTGCTGCAGAACGAGGGGAGAATCTGGGGGAATCT GTTGGTTACAAAGTTAGGCTTGAAGGGATGAAAGGGCGGGACACCCGGCTTCTTTTTTGCACCACGGGTATATTATTGAGGAGATTACTTGTTGACAGAAAGTTGAGAGGTGTTACACATGTCGTTGTTGATGAGATTCATGAACGCGGAATGAATGAag ATTTTCTTCTTATTGTTCTGAAAGAACTTCTCCCTCGCCGGCCAGAGTTGAGGTTGATTTTGATGAGTGCCACGCTAAATGCTGAGCTTTTCTCCTCCTACTTTGGTGGTGCTCCAATGATCCATATTCCC GGGTTTACATACCCAGTCCGAGCACATTTTCTGGAGAATATTCTAGAAATGACTGGGTATCAGTTGAATCAATATAATCAGATTGATGATTATGGTCATGAAAAGTCGTGGAAAATGCAGAAACAAGCTCAAGGTTTCAAAAAGAGGAAGAGCCAAATTGCTTCTAGTGTTGAG GATGTACTTGAAGCTGCTGACTTTAGGGAGTACAGTCCAAGGACTCAGGAGTCTTTGTCCTATTGGAATCCTGACTCCATTGGTTTTAACCTCATTGGGAATCTTCTTTTACACATAGTCAAGAAAGAACGGCCTGGtgcaattttggtttttatgaCGGGTTGGGATGACATAAATTCCTTGAAGGATCAACTCCAAGCTCATCCCCTATTAGGAGATCCTAGCAGGGTCCTACTGCTAGCATGTCATGGTTCCATGCCTAGCTCTGAGCAG AAATTGATATTTGATAAGCCAGAAGATGGTGTTCGGAAAATAGTTCTAGCTACAAACATGGCTGAGACTAGTATCACTATCAATGATgtagtttttgttgttgattGTGGAAAGGCGAAAGAGACATCATATGATGCACTAAATAACACTCCCTGTTTGCTTCCATCCTGGATTTCAAAGGCTGCTTCTCGGCAA AGGAGAGGTAGAGCTGGTCGTGTTCAACCTGGTGAGTGTTACCATCTCTACCCCAGATGTGTATATAATGCCTTTGCTGATTATCAGTTGCCTGAACTTTTGAGGACTCCCTTGCAATCTTTATGTTTACAAATCAAAAGTCTACAACTTGGAAGTATTTCAGAGTTCCTATCTAAGGCCTTGCAGCCACCTGAACCTCTGTCG gttcaAAATGCTGTTGAGTATTTGAAGATCATTGGGGCTTTAGATGATAGTGAAGATCTGACAGTGTTAG GACATCACCTGTCAGTGCTTCCCGTTGAGCCTAAACTTGGAAAAATGCTCATATTAGGGTGTATTTTCAACTGTCTGGATCCAGTAATGACTGTTGTCGCAGGCCTCAGTATGAGAGATCCATTCCTTATGCCGCATGACAAGAAGGAT CTTGCAGAGTCGGCAAAAGCACAGTTCTCTGCTCGTGAAAACAGCGATCATCTTGCTCTCGTCCGAGCTTATGATGGTTGGAGAAGTGCTGAAAGAACAGAGTCTGGCTATGAGTACTGCTGGAGAAACTTCCTTTCTGTGCAAACTCTGAAAGCCATTGACTCTCTTCGGAAGCAGTTCTTCTTTTTGCTCAAGGATGCGGGTCTGGTTGACCATAATACAGAAAACTGCAATACATGGAGCCATGATGAGCATCTTGTCCGAGCAGTCATCTGTGCTGGATTATTTCCGGGAATATGCTCTGTCGTG AACAAAGAGAAGTCAATTATGCTGAAAACACAGGAAGATGGACAAGTGATGCTATACTCG AGTTCTGTCAATGGAAACATACCCAAAATTCCATATCCATGGCTTGTCTTCAACgaaaaggtgaaagtgaattcAGTTTTTCTCCGGGATTCAACTGGTATATCTGATTCTGTGCTCCTTTTGTTCGGAGGCAACATTTCCAGGGGTGGCGTG GATGGGCACTTGAAGATGCTGGGAGGATACTTAGAGTTTTTCATGAATCCCGCATTAGCAGAAACATATCTTTGCTTAAAGAGGGAGCTTGATGAACTGATACATAATAAG CTCCTGAATCCCAAATTGGATATGCAATCACACACGAGCCTCCTATCAGCGCTAAGATTACTGGTCTCAGAGGATCAATGTGAGGGTAGATTTGTATTTGGCCGCAAGGTGCCAGTGCCCTCAAAGAAGGCAACACAAGAGAAGGTACCAAAGTTAAAAGgcaccatgaagaaagttgcgGAGAAcaataattacaaaaatcacCTCCAAACATTGCTCACCAGAGCCGGGCATGATGCACccacctacaaaacaaaaccatcgaAAAACAACCAGTTCCGTTCCACAGTGATCTTCA
- the LOC103424773 gene encoding DExH-box ATP-dependent RNA helicase DExH3-like isoform X2, giving the protein MPYSALYQGYIFRTTTMSLKPSTTSTTTVLVSLRGTPHRRHHVALVRPSMLLGCSMRNSRYHHTHCLAPPLNWNACYYLPRHVGDVACQASSRAAELDWKQRKQLRSSAVPFYQQNLSYGRFAYQDASASEESDAELGSSQRQMGGSTLDNIDEWRWKLTMLLRNKDEQELVSRERKDRRDFDHLSALASRMGLYSRQYSRVVVFSKIPQPNYRPDLDDKRPQREVVLPFGLHREVDAHLKAYLSEKPMSQGNVSDSSLSRSNSSRSITNDGGHYEQQEPLIQNTDAMEKILQRKSLQLRNRQRHWQESPEGQKMLELRKSLPAYKKKDALLKAVSENQLPQYILESEIEADRGASCSIICTQPRRISAMAVSERVAAERGENLGESVGYKVRLEGMKGRDTRLLFCTTGILLRRLLVDRKLRGVTHVVVDEIHERGMNEDFLLIVLKELLPRRPELRLILMSATLNAELFSSYFGGAPMIHIPGFTYPVRAHFLENILEMTGYQLNQYNQIDDYGHEKSWKMQKQAQGFKKRKSQIASSVEDVLEAADFREYSPRTQESLSYWNPDSIGFNLIGNLLLHIVKKERPGAILVFMTGWDDINSLKDQLQAHPLLGDPSRVLLLACHGSMPSSEQKLIFDKPEDGVRKIVLATNMAETSITINDVVFVVDCGKAKETSYDALNNTPCLLPSWISKAASRQRRGRAGRVQPGECYHLYPRCVYNAFADYQLPELLRTPLQSLCLQIKSLQLGSISEFLSKALQPPEPLSVQNAVEYLKIIGALDDSEDLTVLGHHLSVLPVEPKLGKMLILGCIFNCLDPVMTVVAGLSMRDPFLMPHDKKDLAESAKAQFSARENSDHLALVRAYDGWRSAERTESGYEYCWRNFLSVQTLKAIDSLRKQFFFLLKDAGLVDHNTENCNTWSHDEHLVRAVICAGLFPGICSVVNKEKSIMLKTQEDGQVMLYSSSVNGNIPKIPYPWLVFNEKVKVNSVFLRDSTGISDSVLLLFGGNISRGGVDGHLKMLGGYLEFFMNPALAETYLCLKRELDELIHNKLLNPKLDMQSHTSLLSALRLLVSEDQCEGRFVFGRKVPVPSKKATQEKVPKLKGTMKKVAENNNYKNHLQTLLTRAGHDAPTYKTKPSKNNQFRSTVIFNGLNFVGKPCNSKKEAEKDAAAEAVLWLKGENHSSSTGIDHMSMLLKKSRKKSQKRTSFDSANGVKGCSS; this is encoded by the exons ATGCCGTACTCCGCCCTCTACCAGGGATATATATTCAGGACCACCACCATGTCCCTCAAACCCTCCACCACTTCCACCACTACCGTTCTCGTCTCTCTCCGCGGGACCCCCCACCGCCGCCACCACGTAGCTTTGGTAAGGCCGTCGATGCTGCTGGGATGCTCCATGAGGAACAGCCGGTACCACCACACGCACTGCCTTGCTCCGCCGCTGAATTGGAATGCGTGCTATTATCTGCCGCGTCATGTGGGGGACGTCGCGTGCCAGGCTTCGTCTCGGGCGGCGGAGCTGGATTGGAAGCAGAGGAAGCAGCTGAGGAGTTCCGCGGTGCCGTTTTACCAGCAGAATTTGAGCTATGGGCGGTTTGCCTACCAGGACGCCTCCGCGAGTGAGGAGTCCGACGCCGAATTGGGGTCGTCTCAGCGCCAAATG GGTGGTTCGACCCTTGATAACATTGACGAATGGAGATGGAAGTTAACCATGCTTCTTCGCAACAAAGATGAGCAAGAATTGGTGTCCAGGGAAAGAAAGGATAGACGCGATTTTGATCATCTTTCAGCACTGGCAAGTAGGATGGGTTTATATAG CCGTCAGTATTCTAGAGTTGTAGTATTTAGCAAAATTCCTCAGCCAAATTACAGACCTGATCTGGACGATAAGCGGCCACAAAGAGAG GTTGTCTTACCTTTTGGACTTCATAGAGAAGTAGATGCTCATCTCAAAGCCTACCTATCTGAAAAGCCAATGAGCCAAGGAAATGTATCAGATTCTTCCTTGTCAAGATCAAACAGTAGTAGAAGCATTACTAATGATGGAGGACATTATGAGCAGCAGGAGCCCTTGATACAGAATACTGATGCCATGGAGAAAATTCTTCAGCGGAAAAGCTTGCAACTGCGTAATAGGCAACGACATTGGCAG GAATCTCCAGAAGGTCAAAAGATGCTTGAACTTCGTAAAAGTCTGCCTGCATACAAGAAGAAAGATGCACTGTTAAAAGCTGTGTCAGAAAATCAG CTTCCTCAGTACATTTTAGAATCTGAGATTGAAGCTGATCGCGGAGCTTCCTGCAGTATTATTTGTACCCAGCCTAGACGGATATCTGCCATGGCTGTTTCTGAAAGAGTTGCTGCAGAACGAGGGGAGAATCTGGGGGAATCT GTTGGTTACAAAGTTAGGCTTGAAGGGATGAAAGGGCGGGACACCCGGCTTCTTTTTTGCACCACGGGTATATTATTGAGGAGATTACTTGTTGACAGAAAGTTGAGAGGTGTTACACATGTCGTTGTTGATGAGATTCATGAACGCGGAATGAATGAag ATTTTCTTCTTATTGTTCTGAAAGAACTTCTCCCTCGCCGGCCAGAGTTGAGGTTGATTTTGATGAGTGCCACGCTAAATGCTGAGCTTTTCTCCTCCTACTTTGGTGGTGCTCCAATGATCCATATTCCC GGGTTTACATACCCAGTCCGAGCACATTTTCTGGAGAATATTCTAGAAATGACTGGGTATCAGTTGAATCAATATAATCAGATTGATGATTATGGTCATGAAAAGTCGTGGAAAATGCAGAAACAAGCTCAAGGTTTCAAAAAGAGGAAGAGCCAAATTGCTTCTAGTGTTGAG GATGTACTTGAAGCTGCTGACTTTAGGGAGTACAGTCCAAGGACTCAGGAGTCTTTGTCCTATTGGAATCCTGACTCCATTGGTTTTAACCTCATTGGGAATCTTCTTTTACACATAGTCAAGAAAGAACGGCCTGGtgcaattttggtttttatgaCGGGTTGGGATGACATAAATTCCTTGAAGGATCAACTCCAAGCTCATCCCCTATTAGGAGATCCTAGCAGGGTCCTACTGCTAGCATGTCATGGTTCCATGCCTAGCTCTGAGCAG AAATTGATATTTGATAAGCCAGAAGATGGTGTTCGGAAAATAGTTCTAGCTACAAACATGGCTGAGACTAGTATCACTATCAATGATgtagtttttgttgttgattGTGGAAAGGCGAAAGAGACATCATATGATGCACTAAATAACACTCCCTGTTTGCTTCCATCCTGGATTTCAAAGGCTGCTTCTCGGCAA AGGAGAGGTAGAGCTGGTCGTGTTCAACCTGGTGAGTGTTACCATCTCTACCCCAGATGTGTATATAATGCCTTTGCTGATTATCAGTTGCCTGAACTTTTGAGGACTCCCTTGCAATCTTTATGTTTACAAATCAAAAGTCTACAACTTGGAAGTATTTCAGAGTTCCTATCTAAGGCCTTGCAGCCACCTGAACCTCTGTCG gttcaAAATGCTGTTGAGTATTTGAAGATCATTGGGGCTTTAGATGATAGTGAAGATCTGACAGTGTTAG GACATCACCTGTCAGTGCTTCCCGTTGAGCCTAAACTTGGAAAAATGCTCATATTAGGGTGTATTTTCAACTGTCTGGATCCAGTAATGACTGTTGTCGCAGGCCTCAGTATGAGAGATCCATTCCTTATGCCGCATGACAAGAAGGAT CTTGCAGAGTCGGCAAAAGCACAGTTCTCTGCTCGTGAAAACAGCGATCATCTTGCTCTCGTCCGAGCTTATGATGGTTGGAGAAGTGCTGAAAGAACAGAGTCTGGCTATGAGTACTGCTGGAGAAACTTCCTTTCTGTGCAAACTCTGAAAGCCATTGACTCTCTTCGGAAGCAGTTCTTCTTTTTGCTCAAGGATGCGGGTCTGGTTGACCATAATACAGAAAACTGCAATACATGGAGCCATGATGAGCATCTTGTCCGAGCAGTCATCTGTGCTGGATTATTTCCGGGAATATGCTCTGTCGTG AACAAAGAGAAGTCAATTATGCTGAAAACACAGGAAGATGGACAAGTGATGCTATACTCG AGTTCTGTCAATGGAAACATACCCAAAATTCCATATCCATGGCTTGTCTTCAACgaaaaggtgaaagtgaattcAGTTTTTCTCCGGGATTCAACTGGTATATCTGATTCTGTGCTCCTTTTGTTCGGAGGCAACATTTCCAGGGGTGGCGTG GATGGGCACTTGAAGATGCTGGGAGGATACTTAGAGTTTTTCATGAATCCCGCATTAGCAGAAACATATCTTTGCTTAAAGAGGGAGCTTGATGAACTGATACATAATAAG CTCCTGAATCCCAAATTGGATATGCAATCACACACGAGCCTCCTATCAGCGCTAAGATTACTGGTCTCAGAGGATCAATGTGAGGGTAGATTTGTATTTGGCCGCAAGGTGCCAGTGCCCTCAAAGAAGGCAACACAAGAGAAGGTACCAAAGTTAAAAGgcaccatgaagaaagttgcgGAGAAcaataattacaaaaatcacCTCCAAACATTGCTCACCAGAGCCGGGCATGATGCACccacctacaaaacaaaaccatcgaAAAACAACCAGTTCCGTTCCACAGTGATCTTCA